A single window of Balaenoptera acutorostrata chromosome X, mBalAcu1.1, whole genome shotgun sequence DNA harbors:
- the SYTL4 gene encoding synaptotagmin-like protein 4 isoform X4, whose translation MSEILDLSFLSEVERDLILSVLQRDEELRKADEKRIRRLKNELLEIKRKGAKRGSQHYSDRTCARCQESLGRLTPKTNTCRGCNHLVCRDCRIQESNGTWRCKVCAKEIELKKATGDWFYDQKVNRFAYRTGSEIIRMSLRRKPAVNKRETVGQSFLHQSQMGNIWPGRKIIQEQQKEPSVPFEVPKLKSGKSALEAESESLDSYMADSDSTSRRDSQDKSGLFPEWKKMSTPKSQVEKEAQPGGQNVVSVDEGEMIFKKNTRKILRPSEYTKSVIDLRPEDVGHESGSLGDRSKSVPGLSVDMEEEEEEEDIDHLVKLHRQKLARSSMRSGSSMSTIGSMMSIYSEAGDFGNIFVTGKIAFSLKYEQQTQALVIHVKECHHLAYADEAKKRSNPYVKTYLLPDKSRQGKRKTSIKRDTINPLYDEILKYEIPESLLAQRTLQFSVWHHGRFGRNTFLGEAEVQMDSWKLDKKLDHCLPLHGKISAESSTGLPSHKGELVVSLKYIPASKLPVGGDRKKSTGGEGGELQVWIKEAKNLTAAKSGGTSDSFVKGDQ comes from the exons ATGTCGGAGATACTTGACCTCTCTTTTCTGTCTGAGGTGGAAAGGGATTTGATCCTCAGTGTTCTACAACGAGATGAGGAGCTCCGAAAAGCAGATGAGAAAAGGATTAG GCGACTGAAGAATGAGTTACTGGAGATAAAAAGGAAAGGGGCCAAAAGGGGCAGCCAACACTATAGTGATCGGACCTGTGCCCGGTGCCAGGAGAGCCTGGGCCGTTTGACTCCCAAGACCAACACTTGTCGGGGTTGTAATCACCTGGTGTGTCGGGACTGCCGCATCCAGGAAAGCAATGGTACTTGGAGATGCAAGGTGTGCGCCAAGGAAAT AGAGCTGAAGAAGGCAACTGGAGACTGGTTTTATGACCAGAAAGTGAATCGCTTTGCTTACCGCACCGGCAGTGAGATAATCAGGATGTCCCTGCGCCGCAAACCTGCAG TGAATAAAAGAGAGACAGTGGGACAGTCCTTCCTTCATCAGTCACAGATGGGCAATATCTGGCCAGGAAGAAAGATCATTCAGGAGCAACAGAAGGAACCCAG TGTGCCATTTGAAGTCCCCAAGCTGAAAAGTGGAAAGAGTGCTCTGGAGGCCGAGAGTGAGAGTCTGGATAGCTACATGGCTGACTCGGATAGCACGTCCAG GAGAGACTCTCAGGATAAATCTGGCCTCTTTCCAGAATGGAAGAAGATGTCTACCCCCAAATCTCAAGTAGAAAAG GAAGCTCAGCCTGGGGGTCAAAATGTAGTATCTGTGGATGAGGGTGAAATGATATTCAAGAAGAACACCAGAAAAATCCTCAGGCCTTCAG AGTACACTAAATCTGTGATTGATCTTCGCCCGGAAGATGTGGGGCATGAAAGTGGCTCCTTGGGAGACAGAAGCAAATCTGTCCCAGGTCTCAGTGTGGATATG gaagaggaagaggaagaagaagacatTGACCACCTGGTGAAGTTGCATCGCCAGAAGCTAGCCAGAAGCAGCATGCGAAGTGGCTCTTCCATG AGTACGATTGGCAGCATGATGAGCATTTATAGCGAAGCTGGCGATTTCGGGAACATCTTTGTGACCGGCAAGATTGCCTTTTCCCTGAAGTATGAGCAGCAAACACAGGCTCTGGTCATTCACGTGAAGGAGTGCCACCATCTGGCCTATGCTGACGAAGCCAAGAAGCGCTCGAACCC ATATGTGAAGACTTATCTTCTGCCTGACAAATCCcgccaaggaaaaagaaaaaccagcatCAAGCGGGACACCATTAATCCGCTATATGATGAGATCCTCAAA TATGAGATCCCAGAATCTCTCCTGGCCCAGAGGACTTTGCAGTTCTCGGTTTGGCATCATGGTCGTTTTGGCAGAAACACTTTCCTTGGAGAGGCAGAGGTCCAGATGGATTCCTGGAAGCTTGATAAAAAACTGGATCATTGCCTCCCTTTACATGGAAAG ATCAGTGCTGAGTCCTCGACTGGCTTGCCATCACACAAAGGCGAGTTGGTGGTTTCATTGAAATACATCCCAGCCTCCAAACTCCCTGTTGGAGGTGACCGGAAAAAGA